Below is a genomic region from Streptomyces ferrugineus.
CGACCGGCGCCGACGGCACGGCGACCGTCACCAACGCCTCCTGGAACGGCACTTTGGCACCCGGCGCGAGCGCGGCCTTCGGGTTCATCGCCGGTACGCCGTCCACCGCCGGTGCTCCGTCGGCGGACGTGAGCTGCACGACGAGGGCCGACTGACCTTTCCCCGCCCCCAACTCCCCTCTCTTGGAGCCGCCATGAGATCCCGCACCCCGGCCGTCCCTGGGCCGGCCACCGTGGCCGCCGCCCTCCTGGGGCTGCTCCTGCCGCTGATCGCCTTCGTCACGCCCGCCCATGCGGCGCCGCCCGGCTTCCGCATCACCGACGGCCGACTGCTGGAGTCGAACGGGAACGACTTCGTCATGCGGGGCGTCAACCACGCCCACACCTGGTTCCCGGACCGCGTCAGCTCCCTCGCCCACATCAAGGCCAAGGGCGCCAACACCGTCCGCGTGGTCCTCTCCAGCGGTGACCGCTGGACCCGCAACGACACCGCCGACGTGGCGAACGTCGTCGCCCAGTGCAAGCAGAACCGGCTCATCTGCGTCCTGGAGGTCCACGACACCACCGGCTACGGCGAACAGAGCGGCGCCGCCACGCTGTCCCGGGCCGCCGACTACTGGATCAGTGTGCAGAGCGCGCTGGCCGGCCAGGAGGACTACGTCCTCGTCAACATCGGCAACGAGCCGTACGGCAATACCGGCTACACGGCCTGGACCGCCGACACGAAGGCGGCGATCCAGAAGCTGCGCACCGCCGGGTTCCGGCACACCATCATGGTCGACGCGCCCAACTGGGGTCAGGACTGGGCGTTCACGATGCGCGACAACGCCGCCTCGGTCTTCGCGGCCGACCCGGACGCCAACACGATCTTCTCCATCCACATGTACGGCGTCTTCGACACGGCCGCCGAGATCAGCGACTACCTGAACCGCTTCGTCACCGCCGGACTCCCCATCGTCGTGGGCGAGTTCGGCCACAACCACTCGGACGGCGACCCCGACGAGGACACCATCCTGGCCGTCACCCAGCAGCTGGGCCTGGGCTATCTCGGCTGGTCGTGGAGCGGCAACGGCGGTGGGGTCGAGTACCTGGACATGGTCACGAACTTCGACCCGAACCAGCTGACGTCGTGGGGACAGCGGCTCTTCAACGGCGCGAACGGCATCGCCGCCACGTCGCAGGAGGCCACCATCTACTCCTCGGGCGGCGGCGACACCACTCCCCCGACCGCGCCCGGGACGCCGACCGCCTCCGCCGTGACGTCCTCGTCCGTGACCCTGAACTGGGCCGCCTCCAGCGACGCGAACGGTGTGACCGGCTATGACGTCGTCCGCGTCAGCGGCGCCACCGAGACCGCCGCCACCACGACGACCGGCACCTCCGTCACCGTGACCGGCCTCGCCCCGGAGACTTCGTACACCTTCGCCGTCTACGCCCACGACGCCGCCGGCAACCGCTCGCAGCGCTCCGGCACGGTGAC
It encodes:
- a CDS encoding cellulase family glycosylhydrolase, translated to MRSRTPAVPGPATVAAALLGLLLPLIAFVTPAHAAPPGFRITDGRLLESNGNDFVMRGVNHAHTWFPDRVSSLAHIKAKGANTVRVVLSSGDRWTRNDTADVANVVAQCKQNRLICVLEVHDTTGYGEQSGAATLSRAADYWISVQSALAGQEDYVLVNIGNEPYGNTGYTAWTADTKAAIQKLRTAGFRHTIMVDAPNWGQDWAFTMRDNAASVFAADPDANTIFSIHMYGVFDTAAEISDYLNRFVTAGLPIVVGEFGHNHSDGDPDEDTILAVTQQLGLGYLGWSWSGNGGGVEYLDMVTNFDPNQLTSWGQRLFNGANGIAATSQEATIYSSGGGDTTPPTAPGTPTASAVTSSSVTLNWAASSDANGVTGYDVVRVSGATETAATTTTGTSVTVTGLAPETSYTFAVYAHDAAGNRSQRSGTVTVTTSSGGPAVACAVAYRVANEWPGGFQGEIVIRNTGSSAVNGWTLRWTFPGSQRVSNLWGGTVTQSGSEVSVTSASYTATIAPAGSVALGFTATEGGTNPNPATFTLNGSGCSLT